From Apium graveolens cultivar Ventura chromosome 9, ASM990537v1, whole genome shotgun sequence, the proteins below share one genomic window:
- the LOC141684495 gene encoding epi-neemfruitin B synthase L1AT-like, which translates to MTIMEVQVVSKKMVKPSVPTPDHHKTCKLTSFDQIAPPDQVPIIYFYNSSNMDNIREQLVKSLSETLTKFYPLAGRFVQDGFYVDCNDEGVVYVEAEVNIPINEFIGQAKKNIQLINELVPKQNFTDIRSYENPIVGLQMSYFKCGGLAICMYLSHIVADGYTAAAFTKEWSNTTNGIINGDQLVSSSPINFELATLVPSRDLSTVIKPAVMPPSKIKDIKVVSRRFLFDENAISTFKDHIIKSESVNRPTRVEVVTAVLWKALIKQSKLPSSTLYFHLNYRGKTGINTPPLDNHFSLCGNFYTQVPTRFRGTNETKEDLELHELVKLLRGKLRNTLKNVSEISTADGLFLEAAKNFNIIQEDTEDEDVDVRIFTTLCRMPLYETEFGWGKPEWVTIPEMHLEIVFLLDTKCGTGIEALVSMDEADMLQFELDPTISAFAS; encoded by the coding sequence ATGACAATTATGGAGGTTCAAGTGGTATCTAAGAAGATGGTAAAGCCATCAGTTCCGACTCCTGATCACCACAAGACTTGCAAATTGACCTCATTTGATCAGATTGCTCCTCCAGATCAAGTTCCTATTATCTACTTCTACAACAGCAGCAACATGGACAACATCCGCGAGCAGTTGGTAAAGTCGTTGTCCGAAACTCTAACTAAATTTTATCCATTAGCAGGAAGATTTGTGCAAGATGGTTTCTATGTTGATTGTAATGATGAAGGAGTCGTGTATGTCGAAGCTGAAGTTAATATTCCAATAAATGAATTTATCGGACAAGCCAAAAAAAATATTCAACTTATAAATGAGCTTGTTCCAAAACAAAACTTTACCGATATTCGATCATATGAAAATCCAATTGTGGGATTACAGATGAGTTATTTCAAGTGTGGTGGACTTGCTATATGCATGTACCTTTCACATATTGTAGCTGATGGATATACAGCAGCAGCATTCACTAAAGAGTGGTCTAATACAACAAATGGCATAATCAATGGCGATCAACTAGTCTCATCCTCTCCGATTAACTTCGAGTTGGCAACTCTAGTCCCAAGTAGGGATTTATCTACGGTGATCAAGCCAGCTGTGATGCCACCATCAAAGATCAAGGATATCAAGGTTGTCTCAAGGAGGTTTCTGTTTGATGAAAACGCGATATCAACATTCAAAGACCATATCATCAAATCCGAAAGTGTGAACCGACCTACACGTGTAGAAGTTGTGACAGCTGTGTTATGGAAGGCTCTAATCAAACAGTCTAAGCTTCCAAGTTCTACACTATATTTTCACCTCAACTATAGGGGGAAAACAGGTATTAACACCCCACCACTGGATAATCATTTTTCGCTTTGCGGAAACTTTTACACGCAGGTTCCTACAAGGTTCAGGGGGACAAATGAAACAAAAGAGGATTTGGAATTGCATGAACTGGTGAAGCTGTTAAGGGGAAAGTTGCGTAACACTCTCAAAAATGTCTCGGAAATTTCGACTGCAGATGGTTTGTTCCTGGAAGCAGCTAAGAATTTCAATATTATACAGGAAGATACAGAGGACGAAGACGTCGATGTTCGGATTTTCACAACGTTATGTAGAATGCCTTTGTATGAAACAGAGTTTGGATGGGGAAAACCAGAATGGGTGACTATTCCAGAAATGCATTTGGAGATAGTGTTTCTTTTGGACACTAAATGTGGTACAGGTATTGAAGCATTAGTGAGCATGGATGAAGCAGACATGCTTCAGTTCGAACTTGATCCCACTATCTCTGCTTTCGCTTCCTAG